A stretch of DNA from Methylomicrobium lacus LW14:
TATTGTATCCGTTAATGAGGGCATCGGGATTTATTCAAAAGACGATATATCGGTTTTTGATTGGTCTGGAGTTGATATAAGAAGTGAGTCGATGCGATATGAGAGAGTTTCTAACTCGATCCAATGGGCTTACTTTCAGCATATCCAAGACGATTATGATGTGGTTGTCAATGATGATGGCTCCGGCGAATCGGCAGATTTAGTTGCCTTAAAAGTTCTTGATGATGCAATACTTTTAACGTTAGTCCACTGCAAGTTTTCATCGGAAGATAATCCCGGAGCAAGACTTAAAGACCTCTACGAAGTTTGCGGACAAGCTCAACGAAGTATTCGTTGGAAGCACCTCAATCTCAATTATCTGTACCACCATATAAAACGCCGCCAAGAACAATGGCGATCGCGAGGATATTCTCGGTTTCTAAAAGGTGCCATTGAAGATTTAGCTGCAATTAGAGATAGGGCCAGAACAAGCGCTTTAAATTTCCACGTGATTATTGTGCAGCCGGGATTGAGTGTGGAACAGATTACGCATGAAGGTTTAAAGTTATTAGGCAGTACGGCCTTATATATTAAAAAAACGACGATGGCTGACTTAAAAGTTATTGGCTCTGCCTAAGTGAAATTCTCATCATGAAAATTACAAAAATATCACTCACCAATTTTCGCTCTTTTAAATCCACACAGTCTATCGAATTAGCTCCGGTTACGCTGTTATTTGGGCCAAACAGTGTAGGTAAAAGCTCGGTATTGATGGCTTTAGCCTATGTTCAGCAGATTTTGAGCAAAGGCCACTGTAATCCGCAAAAGCTGGATGCATTAGGCGATAAGATGATTGGGGGATTCCGCTCTCTTGTCTACGGACAGGATACTAATCAATCCATTAAGATTCGCTTGTATTTTGATGCTGGCAATACACCATTCGTTAGTTACGCTACAGATGTTAGTAGGATGGCTGATGTTATGCGCATAGGTCCCGAGATTGTTCTTATGAAGGATTTTGGTGGAAGTATTGAAACCGGCGCGGTGGAATTTGAAATTAGCTGGTCAACTCGACATAAGAAAGCCTTTGTAAAAAATTACCGTGTTTGGATAAATGGACGCTATATCGGTTGTATTACATCAAGTGAAGACCAAAAGAATACAGTGATCAATGAGTTAAATACTAAACATCCTTTGTTACTTCCTTGCGACTACGAAGACTGGATGCAATCACATTACGGACCGGAGAATGAGCGTGAGTTATTTGATATTGAAGAGTTACATACCGAGTTTGAGCTGAATTTAAAAAACCTGAACCCAAATCCCGTGGAAACGGCAGCTATAGCAGATATAGAAAGTGCTGAGGAAAAGTTTGTAAATTGTATAGCTCCTATAAGTTTAGTTTGTCAACATGGTGCAATCCCAATGCTTGGTTTTCCAGTTATGACGAACCTTGATGGTCAGGACTTTCATAATTCCGGCGATCATCTTAATTTTCTTGTTATTCGTGAAGTATTAAGTCAGGCGTTTGTATTGCCCCTCGACAAGCTACTGGAGACTATTGATAAAAGTATTTTGATAGGGCCGTTGCGTGTCGTCCCGGATAATGAATATGTGCCGAATCCGCATCCTGAACAGGCTGATTGGGTGGATGGGTCGGCAGCCTGGGATTTGTTGCACAAAGATCCAAGTAGTGATGATTCGATAAAGAAGTTACTAAGGAATACCAGTAAATGGTTTTATTCAAAAGATAAACTCGATTCTGGGTACGAGGTAATCAACCGATCTCTAATTGACACGCTTCATCTGCAAGATGATTCAAATCCGGCAATGCTTGGGTTAATAAACAAGCGCCATGTATATTTCAGGGAATTGCGAACGGATATTTACCTTTCGGCAAACCAATTAGGCACAGGCATTTCGCAAGTATTGCCACTTGTCGTTGCGTCAAATTATGACTCGCTAGGATTGATTGGTATTGAGCAACCCGAGCTTCATCTTCATCCTCGATTTCAGGTTGAGTTGGCCGATCTATTTTTAACAACGCGAGATAAACATAGTTTTCTCATTGAAACTCACAGCGAACATATTGTATTGCGCCTGTTACGGAGAATTCGGGAATCTAATAAAGCGAAAACTGATAATAATATTATTAGTCCCGATGACATTAGTGTTGTTTATCTATCACCATCACCAGACGGCACAATTGCTGAACGGTTAGCTATAACTATGGATGGCGATTTTGAACACGATTGGCCACATGGCTTTTTCGATGAACGTGATGGGGAACTGTTTTAATGTATAAGGAGGTGGCATTTGATCCTGCCTGTATGGCCGATATCGAATATTACGGACTGGTGAGAC
This window harbors:
- a CDS encoding AAA family ATPase, yielding MKITKISLTNFRSFKSTQSIELAPVTLLFGPNSVGKSSVLMALAYVQQILSKGHCNPQKLDALGDKMIGGFRSLVYGQDTNQSIKIRLYFDAGNTPFVSYATDVSRMADVMRIGPEIVLMKDFGGSIETGAVEFEISWSTRHKKAFVKNYRVWINGRYIGCITSSEDQKNTVINELNTKHPLLLPCDYEDWMQSHYGPENERELFDIEELHTEFELNLKNLNPNPVETAAIADIESAEEKFVNCIAPISLVCQHGAIPMLGFPVMTNLDGQDFHNSGDHLNFLVIREVLSQAFVLPLDKLLETIDKSILIGPLRVVPDNEYVPNPHPEQADWVDGSAAWDLLHKDPSSDDSIKKLLRNTSKWFYSKDKLDSGYEVINRSLIDTLHLQDDSNPAMLGLINKRHVYFRELRTDIYLSANQLGTGISQVLPLVVASNYDSLGLIGIEQPELHLHPRFQVELADLFLTTRDKHSFLIETHSEHIVLRLLRRIRESNKAKTDNNIISPDDISVVYLSPSPDGTIAERLAITMDGDFEHDWPHGFFDERDGELF